Within Vicia villosa cultivar HV-30 ecotype Madison, WI linkage group LG1, Vvil1.0, whole genome shotgun sequence, the genomic segment TCTTCTTCATTATAACCTTATGAATAGCATTGACTACTTTCATAACCACCGCCCATGTAATCGCATATGAGAGCTTGTTGCACCTACTTTATCTAATGATATCCCTTTGGGAAATTTGGAAGTTGCTTGTCCAGAGCATCCAATTGCGCCTAATTTGTTTGTGACAATATAATAATATGCTCTATGTGTCGAATGATTTGTTTCCTCTTCTTGTAGCGTCTCTATTAGATAATGTTGGTACTAATTCTAAGACATATCTCGATCAACGCTTTCATATACGTAGAAGATTTATTTAACATGATGTTTCTATTTGAATCATCCAGTAACAATCTTGTTTCTCCTTAAATTCCTTTTGTTACGGGAAAACGTTTAATCATGAGTTTATACCTTTCTCACTCGTCGTAGAGAGTGAGTATCCCCTTTATCAAACTTATTAATGTTAGTCATCTTATGTATAAACTTATTATTGAGTAAAATATCTCAAGTTCTACCCCGGTATTTATCATTTTACTTACCAATGTTTCCATTTAATCTTTAGCTCATCCTGTAAGCGTTAATGCAAACAAATGAAGTATCTTTTAGCTTTCACTTATTTCATTTGGACTTCAGAATGAACACATCTATTTAAATCTTGCCAGGTGCTCGTAGGGATCTATCAGAGGACTTCCATCGAATGAGATGCCCctctattagagtttgacctaaatCATCCTTACAAAACCCTAAAACCAGCCGCCAAGATATTTTCTTCCcatctttcattctttttctcttCAACCACTGCAAAACAGCCATGACTAACACTTTTGAGTCCTCCAACAACAACTCTCCCTCACAGTCCACCGGTCGTACCGACCCTCCTCCTCCACCTCCCATTCCTAAGACGACCCGTCTTGCTCTCACTGTCCCGAATATTACTAATTTCATTAAGATTACTCTGAGCATTGAAAAGGGCACGTATAACACGTGGTCAGAACTTTTCAAAATTCAGGCTCGAGTTTTTCAAGTGACTGGCCATATTATTCCCTCTGAACCAGCCGCAGATCCTTCTCTCAAAACTACTGATCCACAGTTATGGCTTCGTCTCGACGCCATCGTTTTGCAGTGGATATATGGAACAATCTTCGATGATCTTCTTAACACTATCATTGAACATAATTCCACCGCTGAAATCGCGTGGAATCACTTATTCGACATTTTTTATGATAACAAGAATTCTAGGGCTCTCTACCTAGAGAAAGAATTTTCGCGAACTCATATGGAGAAATTCTCTGATGCTTCCTCCTACTTCCAGAATCTCAAGTCTCTTTCTGATCAACTAGCTAATGTTGGTGCTCTGTATCGAATGAATGTTTAGTTCTTCAACTCATTTCGGGACTAACCGATGCATATGCTACTGTGGGATCCTAAATTCGTCATGCTGATTCACTTCCTCAGTTCTATAAAGCCCGTTCCATGATCATTCTGGAAGAAACAACATTGCAAAAAAAGGTGTCAAGCTTAGTCGAAAATTCATCTTTCATGGCGTCTCACAATGACGTACCAGTTAATTCATCGACATCCCGTCCTAACCGCGGCAACCACAATCGTGGTGGCCGAAGCAATGGTAAAGGACAACGTGGACGAGGCCGCGGGCAAAACAATAAACGTGGTGGAGGTCGTGCTTCGCAAAAATAGTGGCCTTCACCATATTACCCGCATCAGCAGTGGGCTTATCCATCGTACCCAAATAAATATTAACAATGGAGCTCACTGCCATGGCAACCATGGGCTACACCACCTTGTCCGTATCCAACAACAGGAAATCCAAAGGAACAACCCGACATCCTTGGTcccaagccggttttgtagggatgagttagggccaaccacatttcttaacatggtatcagagcctcgtttaagatccggtgggccacctattatggtttccgctatcgggtcacccaccatttatttccacgctccagttgtcttgTCCTGGACGTGAGagagtgtgttaagagtccctcATCGAATAATATATGGCCTagacatgtgcttataagtgggggcaatcctcactctaccaaccggttttgtaaggatgagttaagtCAAACTCTAATACCCTCAAATATGAAAGAACGTAATTTTTAATATCAAAATATCACAGATGCACTAGTTTGTACTCGTTTGTTTGTCGTCCAAAATATTCTAGAACACGTCTAAGAGGACCGATCATCTTCTCCTCTTGTAGTTTAGCTACACAAATAACTTGTTAGATTACCCTTGTAGTCCTTTCAATACTAGATCAAACTGTAATTCTTTTAAACGATCATAACACATAAAGTAACAAAGAGATGCTTTCAATAATAtcaaaaaaagataaaattaaaattgaaaaataaaattaaaaaaatgaaataaaagaaaatatattttaaatacttttaatatCAAGTACAATAGTTTACTATTGCTTATTTAAGTCTATGTGTTTCAATTGCAAAATAATTATGTTACCAACAAAAATCACAAAGTGCAAGTATGTTCTAATCTTATCGATAAAAAAATTCGTTAAGTTGACAAGACTGGGGACATTATATTTGTTATTAAAAgttgggttaatgaactttttggtccctctaaatattgcagatttcgtttttagtccctccataattttcctttaagaaatcgtcccttcaaaatttttcgtctaaattattggtccctaacgtcaaatttgctagagattagctacgaatttagccaccgattagctacgaaatttgacgttaaggACCAATAATTCAgaagaaaatttttgaagggacgatttcttgaagaaaaattttggagggactaaaaacgaattttaaaatatttaaagggacgaaaaagttcattaacccttaaaaGTTTAATGAAACATGATTGTAATCGATGATACGCAGCGCATGATTGATTGACTAATGGTTGAATTAATTTATGAGGGAAATAATTAAGTCTCCCTCGAATCCTTTGCCACTTTCATGTGATGTATCCATGCTTGAATATTTAATGACCCCTCTCAAATCACGACTCTTTTTGTTATTGTCATTACTCCGGTGATCCTAAGGTAACAACATAAATGTTTATCGCACATGAAACATCTCGCGTCACAATTGAATATGCTCTATCTCTAGCAATCATAAACAATTTCGTAATCCTATTTGATTTCAGTATGCAAATCTACGACTAGTCTTATTGCTAACTAAATTGTTTCTACCAATTCTGTAGACGGAAGAAAAACATTTAACACAAACAAAATTgaatattataagagaaaattcattTACAGAGAACAAAACTTAGCAGTTTGCATGGTTCACGCCACTAGACAAATTCATCTAAGAATAGTTTAAATTTGGAGAATTAGTCACTCATCTTTAAAGAATCAATGATAGTTACAAATAaacaattatgaataattttgtaatgataaaTTTCATTTCTCACACCCTTAATTTCTGGATATGTCTTTGTCTCATGAAAATTTAAAACTtatataaaaagaaatttaaactCTCGCCGTTATCAAAACCTTTGATTATAACACACCACACCACTTGTATATACTTCTCTAATTTTTTGGTACTTGGAAAAGTATATACTTCTCTAATTAGTATATTATCAATTGGTGAATAATAGGCATTGTTCCAATTCCTCTTGATTTGGGTCAAACGTTCCTTTTAGTCATTTTGATTCAATAATTTGATCATAAGAATTAATCTAAAACTATTAGGTCTACCAAATATTTATTTCGATAATTAGTCTCGTACGTCGTGTACTTATTTTCCAGGGAATCTTATCTAATAGTACATATTAAATTCTAGCCAACGATCTCAAAGTACAATTTTGCTTCCAAACAAAATTATTGAGGcaaacacaaacatcatatcaaatAAAATTCTTACTTTATTTCATATCGATCCAAAATTCAGATAATAACATTTCAAAAGAAACAAAAGTGACAGAACCTTGAAAAAGATAcatacatttttttttctttccatgtGTTCAACTAAACTAAAATGACTTATTAATTCTTCTAATAAGgtcatttattattaattttcttgAGTAGTTTTGATTAAAAGCTATAATTTCAGGGTCGACGACTCTCTTGGTTCAAGAATGGATGAAGAAAATAACACTGTTGGAGTGTTCAAGAATTCACTAGTAGACAAAAGATTCTAGGTAAATGGGACCATGAAAATTGAAATGGAATaattttcacgtggcaactatactactccctctggtctcatttataagaaaagattctctctttagatacattaaataaataatgtatctggacaacatACTATCtagatatattatttattcaatgtatctaaaaagagaatctttttttataaatgggaccGGAGGTAGTATATTTTTGGCTTTACTTTTATGAGGAAAAAGGTACAATGCAATAAATTTGGTAAGAAGAATAATACAGCTTGGTTTAATTGACTCAAATTCCACGGGACGCACATGGTAATAAGGTACAATCAAATGATGGATTATTTCCTTTTTTTGTGCACTTTTGTTTTGTAATTGGCATGTAAAATCCCACATATGTATGTACGTAGGCATAATGGATTCCAGCATTAAACCTAACTTATATCATTgcctttaaaaaaataatgaaagacCATATCTCTAACTTCTTAGATTTATACCAAATAACAAATTCAATGTAGGATATAAATGAAGGATTTAATAATACTATATATTTCGAACTGGCCAATCAATGATCTATAAAAACGGGTTCTATCTATAAACGCAATTCATAAGGGCACGCCAAACACTAAGGATCGGGTGGAACTTCGATTACTAGATCACTAATATACATTTGATGGTTCTTTGTGCTCCGCGCTAGACAAATTAGAAACAATTATATATGTCTcttttatataaaatagtttCTAAAAAGAGAGTGAGTAAGAGACAAGAGTAGAAATCATATTTCTTGTGTTGAGAAGTGAAGATGAGGTCTCCTTTATATAGTTGAGAAAATTTggcaaaaaaaaggaaagaaaaatggGCTGAATTCGCTCTCTAATTGATTAGTCTATGCTGCTAATTGGTTTGACCTAGCTAATTAGGAAAGTAATTATTCAGGTTCAAAGACTAATCAATTAAGATGGTTCCTAAACGATTAGGTGGAAAGTTTGCTCCATAATCGGTTACACACGTTCTAATCAATTAGAGAACGATATTACTTTTTTTCTAATTGGTTAGGTACGCTTTGCTAACCGATTAACAAAAGACCATAAATGATTTTTAAGAATTATTTTAAAGAGATGAAGTTTGTAAAACCATTTTAAGTGTGTGTGCGCGCATTAGTTTAGTACTTTGAGATCTACTCACATTTATTACACACTATTGATCCTAAACTGATAAAAATAAACTAAGGCACATGATCATGCGAGTTTTCAAAGAATTAAGTTTCTTTAATGTTGATCTTAACATTTTACTTTCTTCACTCCACACATCAAAACCTTCTTAGCTTCACTTTTTGATATACttcaatctttttctttctttaagatgcttaatatttatttttctttcatcttttaGTTATCATGAAAACCACCATCATGTTCAAAGATACATGCACATTACATAGAATAACATTCCTCCACTTTTAATAATGACAACACATCTCTCAAGGAGGTGGTAAAACATAAATATTAAGAAGAAACTGTTTGGAGGGGTTAACTCTCACTCATAGATAAAAAAAGTATACACTTATCCCCCTTAGAGTATACTTCTCCTCCTTTGGTATTATAAAAAGGCGTACAAATAAGAAGGATATAAACAATAAATAGAGTGCATATTTCACATTGTgaagagaaaaaagaagaaagagaagaagcagATAAAAATTTAATTGATTCATGATTAACTTAGAACTCTTAGCTCTGTTCTAATAAAAAAGAATTTGTATTTAGCAAAACgcttagtgtaacaccccatattttccgtttattaatttaatttggatttaaattaaataattggaattttagtattttaatttggatttaactggaaaattatggaataagagctattgggcttatggtgtaatgttagtaaaagaggggtgctatttggttaggccttttactaagttgtggtcattttatttttcataaaataagaaaagagccatttggggagaaaaaggaagaacacgtgaaagaacaaaggagagaagaagaagaggaagaaaggaACCTTCAAAAACAtccatcgaggtaagggggacttttccttttagtatctcttatgtggtcttaggtaataggtagattgatgtatggtttggttcgattagatattgggattgttaggttagggtgttataatttggattgaattgatgaaaattgtgtgaactatttggttaataatgagtttaaatgatgtttggtGGTGTATGATTGATTGTATGATGGTTGTATGCCTGTATATGCTGTTTAAACTCGATTTTGGACTGAAAATAGGtggaatcgcagggtctgtcgcagacctgagaattggtaaaatcacaggtccgctgagcggagggggggtccgctgagcggaggacccgacctggttagcttctgtctaacgtcgctagaggtccgctgagcggaggaccCGACCTGGTTAGCTTCTGCCTCGCGTCGctaagcgaaccttgctgtgcggGAATTTTTCTAAAAACTTTAAAATGGCGTATCTTTTGATTCGTgaatcctttcttagtgccgttttgggcgttgtgtaagtaattaaatgttttatatgatgaatgatgaatatgggcagtggccgactttatttctttaaaactcgatttaattacttgaatgTGAATTGAACATTGTGTACATATGAGAtgggtgtgacaatgtatttgacgcggtgatgaattggttgtgattattattatgattgtgatgaattcaAGACTATTTGAGTGatattgaaaacatgtacatacttattcggtgatgtggtgttgaggtgagttgttcatcgtgattcggtgatgtttttaagtatgttatgtgtgttttattcattcatatgcattcggtaatggatcccggtgatgtttggatcgatggtggacataattcccattgtgtggaatttgtgttggtgggccgtatctcgatgaggcgtagatcggtcaggtggattgattccacggtttattggtaccacatgcatagtgtcagttgagtcATATgcatttgtcataacatgattgtatggatttctgtgttatatgttgtaatctattattgtacgaattgatgaataatagaggtgaatctgaatatgtataattgggtgaacggtatattatgatgcttgttgcttatgaattgcataatatttactaattgagaatgagactcacccttacatgttgtcattttcagattgaggagtagcggcattagtgctcggtgaggatgactcgtagagtttatccgtttatgttgggtcgtgtcggtcatgctctgatcttgtaacatt encodes:
- the LOC131659960 gene encoding uncharacterized protein LOC131659960; this encodes MTNTFESSNNNSPSQSTGRTDPPPPPPIPKTTRLALTVPNITNFIKITLSIEKGTYNTWSELFKIQARVFQVTGHIIPSEPAADPSLKTTDPQLWLRLDAIVLQWIYGTIFDDLLNTIIEHNSTAEIAWNHLFDIFYDNKNSRALYLEKEFSRTHMEKFSDASSYFQNLKSLSDQLANVGALYRMNV